A single Elaeis guineensis isolate ETL-2024a chromosome 15, EG11, whole genome shotgun sequence DNA region contains:
- the LOC105058656 gene encoding uncharacterized protein — protein sequence MATAFSSFRYADSLVVVGISVCTAFLCEGISWLLIYRTSTYKSLRSSIDKASKKLESMKSTSSSAAASAGAAAAAPAASSKKPSSRAKKMDRVETSLKESTRDLSLSKFKSGAVVAAVLFVVFGLLNSLFEGRAVAKLPFSPIPLVLKMSHRGLPGTDPTDCSMVFLYFLCSISIRTNLQKFLGFSPPRGAAGAGLFPMPDPKTS from the coding sequence ATGGCGACGGCCTTCTCCTCGTTCCGCTACGCTGACAGCCTCGTGGTGGTGGGGATCTCCGTATGCACCGCCTTCCTCTGCGAGGGCATCTCGTGGCTCCTCATCTACCGCACCTCCACCTACAAATCCCTCCGCTCCTCCATCGACAAGGCGTCGAAGAAGCTTGAATCCATGAAATCCACCTCGTCCTCTGCCGCCGCGAGCGCCGGCGCCGCTGCTGCGGCCCCCGCTGCCTCCTCCAAGAAGCCCTCCTCCCGGGCTAAGAAGATGGACCGGGTCGAGACCAGCCTCAAGGAGTCCACCCGCGACCTCTCCCTCTCCAAGTTCAAGTCTGGTGCCGTCGTTGCCGCTGTCCTTTTCGTCGTGTTCGGTCTCCTCAACTCTCTGTTCGAGGGCCGGGCCGTTGCAAAGCTCCCCTTCTCGCCAATCCCTTTGGTGCTGAAGATGAGCCACCGAGGGCTCCCGGGAACTGATCCCACTGATTGTTCCATGGTCTTTCTTTACTTCCTTTGCTCCATTAGCATCCGGACTAATCTCCAGAAGTTCTTGGGGTTCTCGCCCCCGAGAGGGGCCGCTGGGGCGGGGCTCTTCCCCATGCCTGACCCCAAGACCAGCTGA
- the LOC140854025 gene encoding peroxidase A2-like, translating to MSSSSLLVALAICLALLPQGSQAQLSSSFYNTTCSNVSAIVRSVIQQAQSSDIRITASLTRLFFHDCFVDGCDGSVLLDSTSTIVSEKGAGPNNNSARGFNVVDNIKTAVENACPGVVSCADILALAAEASVNLAGGPSWSVLLGRRDGTTANFTGANNLPSPFDNLTTLQSKFSAVGLGDTDLVALSGAHTFGRAQCRFFSNRLYNFSGTGNPDPTLNSSYLTTLQQNCPQGGDGTTLNNLDPTTPNTFDNNYFTNLQSNSGLLQSDQELLSTSGASTASIVNSFASSQSTFFQNFVQSMINMGNISPLTGSNGEIRSDCKKVNGS from the exons atgtcttcttcttctcttctagtAGCCTTAGCCATCTGCTTGGCTTTGCTTCCCCAAGGATCCCAAGCTCAACTTAGCTCCTCTTTCTATAATACCACTTGCTCGAATGTGTCAGCCATTGTGCGTAGCGTGATTCAGCAAGCCCAAAGCTCTGATATTCGGATCACCGCAAGCCTCACTCGTCTCTTCTTCCATGATTGCTTTGTTGAT GGCTGCGATGGGTCTGTTTTGTTGGACAGCACATCTACCATAGTGAGTGAGAAGGGTGCAGGTCCGAATAACAACTCAGCTCGGGGTTTTAATGTGGTTGACAACATCAAGACTGCAGTAGAGAATGCTTGCCCAGGAGTAGTTTCATGCGCTGATATCCTTGCCCTCGCTGCCGAAGCTTCAGTTAACTTA GCAGGAGGTCCCTCATGGTCTGTGTTACTCGGAAGAAGGGATGGCACCACTGCCAACTTTACCGGCGCCAACAACCTTCCAAGCCCCTTCGATAACTTAACTACCCTCCAATCCAAATTCTCTGCCGTCGGCCTTGGCGATACTGATCTCGTCGCCTTATCAG GAGCCCACACCTTTGGTCGAGCACAATGCAGATTCTTTAGCAACCGGCTATATAACTTCAGCGGCACTGGCAATCCGGACCCAACATTGAACTCCTCTTACCTGACGACACTGCAACAGAACTGCCCTCAGGGTGGGGATGGAACCACGCTCAACAATCTCGACCCCACCACCCCAAACACCTTCGACAACAACTACTTCACTAACCTTCAGAGCAATAGTGGGCTTCTGCAGTCGGACCAAGAACTCCTCTCAACGAGTGGAGCTTCCACAGCTTCCATCGTCAACAGCTTTGCGAGCAGCCAGAGCACcttcttccagaacttcgtccAGTCGATGATAAACATGGGGAACATTAGTCCACTCACTGGGAGCAATGGGGAGATAAGGAGCGACTGCAAGAAGGTCAATGGCAGTTGA